A genome region from Nitrospira sp. includes the following:
- a CDS encoding PCP reductase family protein, which translates to MKFVCLNCETYMTFQKVEKPGEGSLGVFFGCPSCDAKFSMVTNPGETQMVASLGVKLGGRTETAEPFEMTRGTLKEEAQAGAGQMAAYLNEKIQGGQPVAAAAKPSAPDAGGEKTSGGCPFSAMVAEMGLTSGGKPQNGNGTSEFTWTADAKEKLERLPSFVKPMVQSSVEAYARKHGYKSITLQVMDDSKNDSPNGIAWTKDAEQRMDNIPDFIRPMARREIERIAKERGLVEITAQVMDEAKEKFMKFM; encoded by the coding sequence ATGAAGTTCGTTTGCCTGAACTGCGAGACCTACATGACGTTTCAGAAGGTCGAAAAACCCGGTGAGGGCTCACTCGGTGTCTTCTTCGGCTGTCCTTCCTGCGACGCCAAATTTTCCATGGTGACGAATCCAGGCGAGACCCAGATGGTGGCTTCACTGGGTGTGAAACTGGGAGGCCGTACGGAGACGGCGGAACCATTCGAAATGACCCGTGGGACTCTTAAAGAGGAAGCGCAGGCCGGCGCAGGGCAGATGGCCGCCTATCTCAATGAAAAGATTCAGGGCGGGCAGCCGGTGGCGGCTGCTGCGAAGCCCAGCGCGCCGGATGCCGGTGGAGAGAAGACGTCCGGCGGGTGTCCCTTCTCCGCGATGGTCGCAGAAATGGGCCTGACCTCAGGCGGCAAGCCGCAGAACGGAAACGGCACGAGCGAATTCACCTGGACTGCAGATGCCAAGGAGAAGTTGGAGCGCCTGCCGTCGTTTGTAAAGCCGATGGTGCAGAGCAGCGTGGAAGCCTATGCGCGCAAGCATGGATATAAGAGCATTACGCTGCAGGTCATGGATGACTCCAAGAACGATTCACCGAACGGCATCGCCTGGACCAAAGATGCCGAGCAGCGGATGGATAATATTCCTGACTTCATTCGTCCAATGGCCCGTCGTGAAATTGAGCGCATTGCCAAGGAACGCGGATTGGTCGAGATCACGGCGCAAGTGATGGATGAAGCCAAAGAGAAGTTCATGAAGTTCATGTAG
- a CDS encoding YebC/PmpR family DNA-binding transcriptional regulator, which produces MGGHSHWATIKRHKSAVDAKRGKVFTRIIRELTIAARSGGDPDGNPRLRLAIAKAKEANMPGDNMKKAIQRGTGELPGVTYEEFTLEGYGPGGTAVLMEITSDNRNRTVAEIRNLLTKNGGNMAEAGAVAWQFHKKGVLVVEKGKMEEDALLSLALEAGAEDVKVTDRAFEVLTDTHDFEAVKKAVSDAKIECTLAEINFIPQNTIALEEKAAEQMLKLMEILDEHDDVQKVYANFDISDEVMEKVAAATA; this is translated from the coding sequence ATGGGTGGCCATAGCCATTGGGCAACAATCAAGCGGCATAAATCAGCGGTCGACGCGAAGCGGGGGAAGGTTTTTACCCGTATCATTCGCGAGTTGACGATTGCGGCGCGGTCAGGCGGTGACCCCGATGGCAATCCACGCTTGCGGTTGGCCATTGCGAAGGCCAAAGAAGCCAACATGCCCGGCGATAACATGAAGAAGGCTATCCAGCGCGGCACGGGTGAATTGCCCGGCGTGACATATGAAGAGTTTACCCTCGAAGGATACGGTCCAGGAGGTACGGCGGTGCTGATGGAGATCACCTCTGATAATCGGAATCGCACCGTGGCCGAGATCCGCAATTTGTTGACTAAGAACGGCGGCAATATGGCGGAGGCGGGTGCCGTCGCCTGGCAATTCCACAAAAAAGGCGTGTTGGTCGTGGAGAAGGGCAAGATGGAGGAGGATGCGCTGTTGAGCCTCGCCCTGGAAGCCGGCGCCGAAGACGTGAAAGTGACCGACAGGGCGTTTGAAGTCCTCACCGACACCCACGATTTTGAGGCCGTCAAAAAAGCGGTCAGCGATGCGAAAATCGAATGCACGCTTGCCGAAATAAACTTCATCCCGCAGAATACGATTGCGTTGGAGGAGAAGGCCGCCGAGCAAATGTTGAAACTCATGGAAATTCTGGATGAGCACGACGATGTGCAGAAGGTCTATGCGAATTTCGACATCTCCGACGAAGTTATGGAGAAAGTCGCCGCCGCTACTGCCTAG
- the ruvA gene encoding Holliday junction branch migration protein RuvA gives MIALLTGLLAFKAPALVTVDVHGVGYEVLIPLSTYYALPNPSESVTLRIHTHVREDAIQLYGFLTAAEKEAFLLLTGISGIGPKLGLSVLSTLSVRDLFSAIQAGDIEKLGTVSGVGKKSAARIALELKDKVARLHPAGEQVGTETGRPENPLYEDALSALVNLGYRPPDVKEALKRVEKSGAMAQGLEGVIREALKDLAKG, from the coding sequence ATGATCGCCTTATTGACGGGCCTGTTGGCCTTCAAGGCGCCTGCTCTCGTCACGGTCGATGTGCACGGTGTGGGCTACGAAGTGTTGATTCCGCTCAGTACCTACTATGCGCTCCCCAATCCGAGCGAGTCCGTGACGCTTCGGATTCATACCCATGTGCGCGAAGATGCGATTCAGCTGTATGGCTTTCTCACGGCTGCTGAGAAAGAGGCCTTCCTCTTGTTGACCGGCATTTCCGGCATAGGGCCCAAATTGGGACTCAGCGTGTTGTCTACGCTGTCGGTGCGCGATCTGTTTTCAGCCATTCAAGCCGGTGATATCGAGAAGCTGGGCACGGTCTCGGGGGTCGGGAAAAAGTCCGCAGCCCGGATCGCGCTGGAATTGAAAGATAAGGTGGCGCGGCTCCATCCTGCTGGTGAACAAGTGGGGACGGAGACCGGGCGGCCCGAAAACCCGCTCTACGAAGATGCCTTGTCGGCATTGGTGAATCTCGGGTACCGGCCGCCTGATGTGAAAGAGGCTCTGAAGAGGGTGGAGAAGTCCGGCGCCATGGCGCAGGGGCTGGAGGGCGTGATTCGCGAGGCACTTAAGGACCTAGCCAAGGGGTGA
- the ruvB gene encoding Holliday junction branch migration DNA helicase RuvB, whose product MSDRTVSNQLTDDERGLEAALRPHSLQEYVGQSRMKESLEICIEAAKRRGEALDHAIFYGPPGLGKTTIAHIIAREMGSAIRSTSGLVLSHAGDLAAILTNLQERDVLFIDEIHRLPASVEEALYPAMEDYQLDLVVGQGASTRTVKLELPRFTLVGATTRAGALTSPLRDRFGLVHRLEFYSSQELTSIVTRSAGLLNIPIDEAGAAEIARRARGTPRIVNRLIKRIRDYAEIKAGGRITKQVAQDALVWLAVDAAGLDEMDRRILLTVIEKFNGGPVGVDSLAAAVQEDRGTLEDVYEPYLIQAGFLERTGRGRQATRLAFDHFKKRKDLLSLSSDDTSVATP is encoded by the coding sequence ATGTCAGACCGCACAGTGAGCAACCAATTGACCGACGATGAACGTGGCCTCGAAGCCGCGCTGCGCCCACATAGCTTGCAAGAGTATGTCGGCCAGTCACGGATGAAGGAATCGCTGGAGATCTGTATCGAGGCGGCCAAACGTCGCGGCGAAGCGCTGGACCATGCGATTTTTTACGGCCCACCGGGGCTCGGGAAGACGACGATTGCGCATATCATCGCGCGGGAGATGGGCTCGGCCATTCGGTCGACCTCGGGCTTGGTTCTGAGCCATGCCGGGGATCTCGCGGCGATCTTGACCAATCTTCAAGAACGGGACGTGCTGTTCATCGATGAAATCCACCGCCTCCCGGCCTCGGTGGAGGAAGCCTTATATCCGGCGATGGAGGACTACCAGCTGGATTTGGTGGTCGGCCAAGGGGCGTCCACGAGGACCGTGAAGTTGGAATTGCCGCGGTTTACGCTGGTGGGAGCCACGACCAGGGCCGGAGCATTGACGTCGCCGTTGCGGGATCGGTTCGGCTTGGTTCACAGGCTGGAGTTTTATTCGTCGCAGGAACTGACGTCGATCGTCACGCGTTCGGCCGGCTTGCTGAATATTCCGATCGACGAGGCCGGTGCGGCGGAAATTGCTCGCCGGGCTCGTGGCACGCCGCGCATCGTGAATCGACTGATTAAGCGTATCAGGGACTATGCCGAGATCAAAGCCGGCGGTCGAATCACCAAGCAGGTGGCGCAGGATGCGTTGGTCTGGTTGGCGGTCGATGCCGCCGGATTGGATGAGATGGACCGGCGCATTCTCCTGACCGTCATCGAGAAGTTCAACGGCGGGCCGGTCGGAGTGGATTCCCTGGCGGCGGCGGTGCAGGAGGACAGGGGCACGCTTGAGGATGTCTATGAGCCGTATCTGATCCAGGCGGGTTTTTTGGAGCGTACCGGTCGTGGCCGGCAGGCGACCAGGCTGGCCTTCGATCATTTCAAGAAACGAAAAGATCTTCTCTCGCTTTCCAGTGACGATACATCTGTCGCAACTCCTTGA
- the pheA gene encoding prephenate dehydratase has translation MSEDLQGHRQEIDRIDDQILRLLNERSKSVIEIGKLKKQRDADAHLHTPAREAAIFDRLSKQNTGPFPTDAIRAVYREIMSASLSLEGPQKVAYLGPRATFTHMACMQKFGSSAQYIPVNSIKEVFSEVERGRAHFGVVPIENTTEGVVNHTLDMFVDSSLLIYGEVLQEVAHHLMSKSGATGDIKRIYSHSHAIAQCRNWLETNLPHVPVSEVASTARAAELSVDDPSAAAIASELASQLYGLKVITARIEDNINNFTRFLVLSQKAPERTGRDKTSLMLSVKDKVGALYDLLRPFASHGLNMTKIESRPSRRKAWEYIFFVDIEGHIDEERVKKAADEVKSRCLFMKILGSYPAYS, from the coding sequence ATGTCTGAAGACCTGCAAGGACATCGTCAGGAAATCGACCGGATTGACGATCAGATTTTGCGCCTTTTGAACGAGCGCTCGAAATCCGTGATCGAAATCGGAAAACTCAAGAAACAGAGGGATGCGGATGCGCATCTGCATACACCGGCCCGAGAGGCGGCGATTTTTGACCGTCTGAGCAAGCAGAACACCGGCCCTTTTCCCACCGATGCCATCCGGGCCGTGTATCGAGAGATCATGTCGGCCTCATTGTCTCTGGAGGGGCCTCAGAAGGTCGCCTATCTCGGCCCGAGAGCCACGTTTACGCACATGGCCTGCATGCAGAAGTTCGGGTCGTCGGCTCAATACATTCCGGTCAACAGTATCAAAGAGGTGTTCAGTGAAGTCGAGCGTGGTCGCGCTCATTTTGGGGTGGTGCCCATTGAAAATACCACCGAAGGAGTGGTGAATCACACGCTGGATATGTTCGTCGATTCCAGTTTGCTCATCTATGGAGAGGTCCTGCAGGAGGTGGCGCACCACCTGATGTCCAAGAGCGGGGCCACAGGAGATATTAAGCGGATCTATTCGCACTCGCATGCCATTGCCCAATGCCGTAATTGGTTGGAGACAAATCTGCCGCATGTGCCGGTGTCTGAAGTGGCCAGCACGGCCCGGGCGGCCGAATTGTCCGTCGACGATCCGTCGGCCGCCGCAATCGCATCCGAACTGGCGTCCCAATTGTACGGGCTGAAGGTCATCACGGCCCGAATCGAAGACAACATCAATAACTTCACCCGGTTCTTGGTGCTCTCGCAGAAGGCCCCGGAACGGACGGGCCGCGACAAGACGTCGCTGATGTTGTCGGTGAAGGACAAGGTGGGCGCCCTGTACGACTTGTTGCGACCCTTTGCCTCGCATGGCCTCAACATGACCAAGATTGAATCCCGCCCCTCACGCCGTAAGGCCTGGGAATACATTTTCTTTGTGGATATCGAGGGGCACATCGATGAGGAACGGGTCAAGAAGGCGGCCGACGAGGTCAAGAGTCGCTGCCTCTTTATGAAGATTTTAGGGTCGTATCCCGCCTATTCTTAG
- the hisC gene encoding histidinol-phosphate transaminase, whose product MPLKVHPDIASLVPYVPGKPIEELQRELGLARAIKLASNENPIGPSPKALAVLGDTASTLHRYPDGGAFRLRGALAERCKVTPDQVILGNGSDELLGLLARTFLSPGDEAVMAEHTFVIYKMEVKAAHGVAVEVPQKNWHHDLPAMADAITDNTRLLFICNPNNPTGTMATKAEVAALMARVPEQVVVVFDEAYYEYVRHPEFPESLGYVKAGRNVIVLRTFSKIYGLAGLRIGYGITTPEITNYLNRIRPPFNANSMAQRAALAALDDDSHVGTSRALNHAEMDKVRAGLRRLGFEALPSETNFLYFDVGRDGREVFDALLRKGIIVRHIDGQMLRVTIGLPEENHLFLSALEDVTRAPR is encoded by the coding sequence ATGCCATTGAAGGTACATCCCGATATTGCCTCCCTTGTTCCGTATGTTCCTGGAAAGCCGATCGAAGAGCTGCAGCGAGAGTTAGGCCTTGCGCGGGCGATTAAATTGGCGTCCAACGAGAACCCGATCGGGCCGTCGCCCAAAGCCCTCGCCGTCTTGGGTGACACCGCTTCGACGCTGCATCGGTATCCGGACGGGGGAGCGTTTCGATTACGTGGGGCCCTGGCCGAACGGTGCAAAGTCACGCCTGATCAGGTCATTCTCGGAAATGGCTCGGACGAACTCCTTGGCCTGCTTGCGCGAACGTTTTTGTCGCCGGGTGACGAGGCCGTGATGGCCGAGCACACCTTCGTGATTTATAAGATGGAGGTGAAGGCGGCCCACGGTGTGGCCGTGGAGGTGCCGCAGAAAAATTGGCACCACGATTTGCCCGCGATGGCGGACGCGATTACCGACAACACTCGCCTGCTGTTTATCTGCAATCCGAACAATCCGACCGGGACCATGGCGACCAAGGCCGAGGTGGCGGCGTTGATGGCGCGCGTGCCTGAGCAGGTGGTGGTGGTGTTCGACGAGGCCTATTACGAGTATGTGCGACATCCTGAATTCCCGGAGTCGCTCGGGTATGTGAAGGCCGGTCGCAATGTCATCGTGCTGCGGACCTTCTCTAAAATCTACGGCTTGGCCGGGCTCCGGATCGGCTATGGAATTACCACGCCGGAGATTACGAACTACTTGAATCGAATCCGTCCGCCCTTCAACGCCAACAGTATGGCGCAACGCGCCGCGTTAGCGGCCCTGGACGATGACTCGCATGTGGGGACGAGTCGAGCCCTCAATCATGCGGAAATGGACAAGGTTCGGGCGGGCTTGCGGAGACTGGGATTTGAGGCCTTGCCCAGCGAAACGAATTTCCTCTATTTCGATGTCGGAAGAGACGGCCGGGAGGTATTCGACGCATTGTTACGGAAGGGCATCATCGTCCGCCACATTGACGGCCAAATGCTGCGGGTGACCATCGGCCTCCCGGAAGAAAATCATCTATTCCTGAGCGCGCTTGAAGATGTGACGCGCGCTCCTCGATAA
- the aroF gene encoding 3-deoxy-7-phosphoheptulonate synthase gives MIIVLKPEASEREVDHIIDRLRELGLKSHISAGQERTIIGVIGDDRILHNQPLTALPGVESVLPILAPWKLVSREFKKDNTIIDVNGVKIGDKKITIMAGPCAVERLELTVGIAHEVKSSGATILRGGAYKPRTSPYSFQGLGREGLDYLVEAKKQTGLPVVSEILDTRDIELFLEKADIIQVGARNMQNFELLKEVGAYDKPVLLKRGLSATIKEFLLSAEYIMSRGNRNVMLCERGIRTFETQYRNTLDMAAIPTLKSLSHLPVIVDPSHATGKWDLVAPMSKAAIAAGADGLLIEVHSNPECALCDGEESIRPSKFKELMGDLRKIAAAVDRTL, from the coding sequence ATGATTATTGTCTTGAAGCCCGAGGCGTCGGAGCGCGAAGTCGATCATATTATCGACCGGCTTCGTGAGCTGGGATTGAAATCGCACATTTCGGCTGGCCAAGAACGGACCATCATCGGGGTGATCGGGGATGATCGCATCTTGCACAATCAGCCCCTCACTGCGTTGCCCGGTGTTGAGAGCGTGTTGCCGATCCTGGCTCCGTGGAAGCTAGTCAGCCGGGAGTTTAAGAAAGACAATACGATCATTGACGTCAATGGCGTCAAAATCGGCGACAAGAAAATCACGATCATGGCCGGTCCCTGTGCGGTCGAGCGGTTGGAACTGACCGTGGGCATTGCCCATGAGGTCAAATCGTCCGGGGCGACCATTCTCCGTGGAGGCGCGTATAAGCCGCGCACGTCGCCCTACTCCTTTCAGGGGCTGGGACGCGAAGGGCTGGATTATTTGGTCGAAGCCAAAAAACAGACCGGCCTTCCGGTGGTCAGTGAGATTCTGGACACTCGCGACATCGAGCTGTTTCTTGAAAAGGCCGACATCATCCAGGTCGGCGCTCGAAATATGCAGAATTTCGAGTTGCTCAAGGAGGTCGGGGCCTACGATAAGCCGGTCTTGTTGAAGCGCGGCCTCTCGGCGACGATCAAGGAATTCCTGCTCTCCGCTGAATACATCATGTCCCGCGGAAACCGGAATGTCATGTTGTGCGAGCGCGGCATCCGCACGTTTGAAACGCAGTATCGAAATACCTTGGATATGGCTGCCATTCCGACGCTCAAGAGTCTGTCGCATCTGCCGGTCATCGTGGATCCCAGTCATGCGACGGGCAAGTGGGATCTGGTGGCGCCCATGTCGAAAGCCGCGATCGCCGCCGGCGCCGACGGACTTTTGATCGAGGTCCATTCCAATCCCGAATGTGCGCTCTGTGATGGCGAAGAGTCGATCCGGCCGTCGAAATTTAAAGAGTTGATGGGGGATTTGCGCAAGATTGCCGCCGCCGTCGATCGAACGTTGTGA
- a CDS encoding prephenate dehydrogenase/arogenate dehydrogenase family protein: MKPHFKQVAIVGVGLIGGSLGMIMRQQKLADSVVGIGRRVENLKTAVEVGAIDRYVSDPRDGVEGADFVLLATPVDTYERHLQEWAACLAPGAIVSDVGSVKGDLVTRAEALLPPSVRFVGAHPIAGKEKTGVAAGSETLFAGARCILTPTLRTDAEALQTVRALWELAGSVVLEMDPFLHDKILGAVSHLPHVAAFALMTALADVRDHGVPELDLAGHSGGGLRDTTRIAASSPEMWRDIFLWNRDNVVSLIETYERHLGELKRLIAAGDAAGIEKQLEKAKYEREQLTARPSGKS; the protein is encoded by the coding sequence ATGAAACCGCATTTTAAACAGGTGGCGATTGTCGGCGTCGGGTTGATCGGTGGCTCGCTGGGGATGATCATGCGTCAGCAGAAGCTGGCAGATTCCGTCGTCGGCATCGGGCGACGCGTCGAGAATCTCAAGACGGCCGTCGAGGTGGGCGCCATCGACCGATATGTGTCGGATCCGCGTGATGGCGTGGAAGGGGCGGACTTTGTGCTGCTCGCGACGCCGGTGGATACCTATGAACGGCATCTGCAGGAATGGGCCGCTTGTCTCGCGCCTGGGGCGATCGTGAGTGATGTGGGCAGTGTGAAGGGTGATCTGGTCACGCGTGCCGAGGCTCTTCTTCCGCCGTCCGTGCGGTTCGTCGGTGCGCATCCCATTGCGGGCAAGGAAAAGACCGGCGTGGCGGCAGGATCCGAGACCCTGTTTGCAGGGGCGCGCTGCATTCTGACTCCCACGCTCAGGACGGATGCCGAGGCGCTCCAAACTGTTCGGGCGCTCTGGGAACTTGCGGGTTCGGTTGTGCTGGAGATGGACCCCTTTCTACACGACAAGATTCTCGGGGCCGTCAGTCACTTGCCGCATGTCGCTGCATTTGCGTTGATGACGGCACTGGCGGATGTGCGCGACCATGGGGTCCCCGAGCTGGATCTGGCAGGCCATTCCGGCGGCGGATTACGCGATACCACGAGGATTGCGGCCAGCTCGCCGGAAATGTGGCGAGATATTTTCCTGTGGAACCGGGACAATGTGGTGTCGTTGATCGAGACGTATGAGCGCCACCTCGGCGAACTGAAGCGCTTGATTGCTGCCGGTGACGCCGCGGGGATCGAGAAGCAGCTGGAGAAGGCCAAGTATGAACGGGAACAACTCACGGCCCGCCCATCGGGGAAGAGCTAG
- the aroA gene encoding 3-phosphoshikimate 1-carboxyvinyltransferase has translation MASLTITPGRPLKGTTAVPGDKSVTHRAIILTALAEGLSQVTDYCRGEDCLNTMRAFQSLGVRIEETPERLTVHGKGMWGLTEPFGPIDCGNSGTGIRLIAGLLAGQDFFTVLTGDESIRRRPMGRVVKPLRTMGATIAGRKGGELAPLAITGTRLKGISYVSPVASAQIKSSLLFASLYADGITTISEPRLSRDHTERMFAYFGIPFHRDGCTVRIEGRPSVRWGGKSVVVPGDLSAAAFLVVGASIVPNSDVTVRSVGMNPTRTGLLEILRQMGAHIEVLNPREEAGEPVADLRVRSMPLKGVRIGPEQIPQTIDEFPILCVAASVAEGETVITGAEELRVKESDRIATMATELRAMGARIEERPDGMVIEGLGRNGVNGSLTGATCASHGDHRVAMSVAIGALTASQPTQIEDTACIDTSFPNFERTLLDLLTDSGKRL, from the coding sequence ATGGCATCCTTAACCATTACCCCGGGACGTCCGCTGAAGGGGACCACTGCGGTTCCCGGCGACAAGTCCGTCACCCATCGAGCGATCATCCTCACGGCCCTCGCCGAAGGACTCAGCCAGGTCACCGACTATTGTCGCGGCGAAGATTGTTTGAATACCATGCGCGCGTTCCAGTCGCTGGGCGTGCGGATCGAGGAGACTCCGGAGCGGTTGACGGTCCATGGTAAAGGTATGTGGGGTCTCACGGAGCCGTTCGGCCCAATCGATTGCGGCAATTCCGGAACCGGTATTCGGTTGATAGCCGGCTTGCTGGCGGGGCAGGATTTTTTTACGGTCCTCACCGGAGATGAATCGATCAGACGTCGTCCGATGGGACGCGTCGTGAAACCGCTGCGAACGATGGGGGCGACGATCGCCGGACGCAAGGGCGGGGAATTGGCGCCGTTAGCGATTACCGGGACGCGGCTGAAGGGCATCTCGTATGTGTCGCCGGTTGCGAGCGCGCAGATCAAATCGTCGCTGCTCTTTGCCTCATTGTATGCCGATGGGATCACGACCATTTCTGAACCGCGGCTGTCGCGCGATCATACCGAGCGCATGTTTGCCTACTTCGGAATTCCGTTTCATCGCGACGGGTGTACGGTTCGGATCGAGGGCCGTCCCTCGGTACGGTGGGGCGGGAAATCGGTGGTGGTGCCAGGTGACCTATCCGCAGCGGCATTTTTGGTGGTCGGTGCGTCGATTGTGCCGAATTCCGATGTGACAGTACGGTCGGTCGGCATGAACCCCACACGGACCGGCCTGTTAGAGATCTTGCGTCAGATGGGTGCACACATCGAGGTGCTCAACCCTCGTGAAGAGGCCGGAGAGCCGGTTGCGGACCTGCGAGTACGGTCGATGCCCCTGAAGGGAGTCCGGATCGGGCCGGAACAGATTCCGCAGACCATCGATGAGTTCCCGATTCTGTGTGTGGCCGCATCCGTCGCCGAGGGGGAGACAGTGATTACCGGGGCGGAAGAGTTGCGAGTGAAGGAAAGCGACCGTATCGCGACGATGGCGACTGAGCTCCGGGCGATGGGTGCGCGGATCGAGGAACGGCCTGATGGCATGGTCATCGAGGGGCTGGGTCGCAATGGCGTGAACGGCTCGCTGACAGGGGCCACCTGCGCGAGTCACGGCGACCATCGTGTGGCCATGTCCGTCGCGATCGGAGCCCTGACCGCGTCACAGCCGACCCAGATCGAGGACACGGCGTGTATCGACACCTCGTTCCCGAACTTTGAGCGTACGCTCTTGGACCTGTTGACTGATTCTGGGAAACGTCTATAG
- the cmk gene encoding (d)CMP kinase: protein MSSRGKRGLIIAIDGPAGVGKSTVARLLALRLGYLYLDTGALYRAIAWKVHDTGLSPDEHLAITALLPKTTLHMACGPEQSHVLLDGRDITGQLRTPTVTALASMVSAIPAVREWLLPVQRQIGAEGCVVAEGRDIGTRVFPEADVKFFLEADAEVRATRRHRELVAAGHSVQFDQTKRDMTGRDDRDRSRTVAPLIPAPDAERIDTSSMPAEAVVEHMLAVITARL, encoded by the coding sequence ATGTCGAGCCGCGGGAAGCGGGGTCTGATCATCGCCATCGATGGTCCGGCTGGTGTCGGCAAGAGTACGGTGGCCAGACTCCTGGCGCTACGGCTCGGATACCTCTACCTTGATACAGGCGCCTTGTATCGTGCCATCGCGTGGAAAGTGCACGACACGGGGCTCAGTCCGGATGAACACCTCGCCATTACCGCGCTGCTCCCTAAGACGACGCTGCATATGGCCTGTGGCCCCGAGCAATCCCATGTGTTACTGGACGGACGCGATATTACGGGCCAATTGCGCACGCCGACCGTGACGGCACTGGCATCCATGGTATCGGCCATTCCAGCCGTTCGGGAATGGCTGCTGCCGGTGCAACGGCAGATTGGCGCCGAGGGGTGTGTCGTGGCGGAGGGGCGGGACATCGGGACCCGCGTCTTTCCGGAAGCGGACGTGAAATTTTTCCTTGAGGCCGACGCCGAGGTCCGGGCGACGCGACGACATCGTGAGTTGGTGGCGGCGGGTCACTCGGTTCAATTTGACCAAACGAAACGCGATATGACCGGGCGGGATGATCGCGATCGGTCCCGTACCGTGGCACCGCTGATTCCCGCGCCCGATGCCGAGCGGATCGATACGTCGAGTATGCCGGCAGAGGCAGTCGTTGAGCACATGCTGGCTGTGATCACGGCGAGATTGTGA
- a CDS encoding lysophospholipid acyltransferase family protein encodes MSSALYGLLWVLSRTIGWLCFRYRTVGTVPRQGGFLIASNHASYLDIPLLGCGIPRRVWYMGRHDLFPMPLLNGLLQALGWIPLRIGRLDRDAFSKAVLLIQEGKAVAIFPEGGRTMTGALKPGKPGIGVIVSQTGCQVVPAHIGGTFDVLPPGAKWPRFRRVTVAYGEPLDFSADAVRLEGKAFYQHVSRTVMAKIAELGQVPMPGDWPANAGQPHDPAATPTAKSCNAE; translated from the coding sequence GTGAGCTCGGCACTGTATGGCCTGTTATGGGTTCTCTCTCGCACCATCGGATGGCTGTGTTTCCGGTATCGCACCGTCGGAACGGTGCCGCGGCAAGGCGGATTCCTGATCGCCTCGAATCATGCCAGTTATTTGGATATTCCGTTGCTTGGTTGCGGGATTCCTCGCCGGGTCTGGTACATGGGGCGGCACGATTTGTTTCCCATGCCGCTGCTCAACGGCCTGCTGCAGGCCCTGGGGTGGATTCCCTTACGGATCGGCCGTCTGGATCGCGATGCGTTCAGTAAAGCGGTCTTGTTGATTCAGGAGGGGAAGGCCGTCGCCATTTTCCCTGAAGGGGGGCGGACGATGACCGGTGCGTTGAAGCCCGGCAAACCGGGAATCGGGGTGATCGTCTCGCAGACGGGCTGTCAGGTGGTGCCGGCGCATATCGGCGGCACGTTTGATGTCTTGCCACCCGGCGCCAAGTGGCCGAGGTTTCGGCGCGTGACGGTGGCCTATGGCGAGCCGTTGGATTTTTCAGCGGACGCCGTGCGGTTGGAAGGCAAAGCGTTTTATCAACATGTCAGTCGGACGGTGATGGCGAAGATTGCTGAGCTCGGACAGGTTCCGATGCCAGGGGACTGGCCGGCGAACGCCGGGCAGCCTCACGATCCCGCCGCAACACCAACAGCCAAGTCTTGCAACGCTGAGTAA